From Streptomyces sp. CMB-StM0423, a single genomic window includes:
- a CDS encoding MerR family transcriptional regulator, translating into MGREYRTEELAERAGITVRTLRFYRERKLLQPPRREGRIAWYGEAHLSRLRTIAALLDRGHALGGIAELISAFESGRDVRGAAELLGLEETLTKPWSEETPVRITPEELADRFAGEVSPENLATSIDMGYVAVEGEEFIHVSRRLLDASSKLVARGVPLAAVLAAAREVRAHADDLAELFTALIRAHVLADVMETPAGELTGEQVERLTDALEQLRPVSMEVLEAEVAMAMDRRVRKEFEEWKRTHAGSTAEEPEG; encoded by the coding sequence GTGGGACGCGAATACCGGACGGAGGAGCTGGCCGAGCGCGCCGGCATCACCGTCCGCACCCTGCGCTTCTACCGCGAGCGCAAGCTCCTCCAGCCGCCGCGCCGCGAGGGCCGTATCGCCTGGTACGGAGAGGCCCACCTGTCCCGGCTGCGGACGATCGCCGCGCTGCTGGACCGCGGCCACGCCCTGGGCGGCATCGCCGAGTTGATCTCCGCCTTCGAGAGCGGCCGGGACGTACGGGGCGCGGCCGAGCTGCTCGGCCTGGAGGAGACGCTGACCAAGCCGTGGTCGGAGGAGACCCCGGTGCGCATCACGCCGGAGGAGCTGGCCGACCGGTTCGCGGGCGAGGTCTCGCCGGAGAACCTGGCGACGTCCATCGACATGGGGTATGTCGCCGTGGAGGGCGAGGAGTTCATCCACGTCAGCAGGCGGCTGCTGGACGCCTCGTCGAAGCTGGTGGCCAGGGGCGTGCCACTGGCCGCCGTGCTCGCCGCCGCCCGCGAGGTGCGCGCGCACGCCGACGACCTCGCCGAGCTGTTCACCGCGCTCATACGGGCGCACGTGCTGGCCGACGTCATGGAGACGCCCGCGGGCGAGCTGACGGGCGAGCAGGTGGAGCGGCTGACGGACGCGCTGGAGCAGTTGCGGCCGGTGTCGATGGAGGTGCTGGAGGCGGAGGTGGCCATGGCGATGGACCGGCGGGTGCGCAAGGAGTTCGAGGAGTGGAAGCGCACGCACGCCGGGTCCACCGCCGAGGAGCCGGAGGGCTGA
- a CDS encoding flavin-containing monooxygenase, with translation MTREHVRVAVIGSGFGGLGAAVRLRREGITDFVVLERASTLGGTWRDNSYPGCACDVPSHLYSFSFAPNAEWPRTFSGQRHIRDYLEQVADVFGVRQHIRFDHEVRSIRWDDDELHWEIDTARGELAADVVVSATGPLSDPKVPDIPGLDTFPGKVFHSARWNHDLPLGGKRVAVVGTGASAIQIVPSVQPEVSRLTVFQRTPPWVLPRVDRAITGPERWLHARVPATTKLRRGILWGIRELQVGAFTKHPNELGFVEGLAKRNLGRVIKDPVLRRKLTPGYRIGCKRILLSSDYYPALAQPNVDVVASGLKEVRGSTLVAADGTETEADAIIFGTGFHVTDMPIADRIKGRDGTTLAEAWSGGMEALRGASAAGFPNLLTIIGPNTGLGNSSMILIIEAQLTYMADFVRQLGRLGKPGGRVALDARPSAVKAWNARVQERMKRTVWNTGGCDSWYLDANGRNTTVWPGTTTEFRRVTRRVHPEEYEVLRAGEGVLRTDGEGVPGARRSGAARHDEEAVR, from the coding sequence ATGACGCGTGAACACGTCAGGGTGGCGGTGATCGGCTCCGGCTTCGGCGGCCTGGGCGCCGCCGTAAGGCTGCGCCGGGAGGGGATCACGGACTTCGTCGTGCTGGAGCGCGCGAGCACGCTCGGCGGCACCTGGCGGGACAACAGCTACCCGGGCTGCGCCTGCGACGTCCCCTCCCACCTCTACTCGTTCTCCTTCGCGCCCAACGCCGAGTGGCCGCGCACCTTCTCCGGACAGCGGCACATCCGCGACTACCTGGAGCAGGTCGCCGACGTCTTCGGCGTACGGCAGCACATCCGCTTCGACCACGAGGTACGCAGCATCCGCTGGGACGACGACGAGCTGCACTGGGAGATCGACACCGCGCGCGGCGAACTCGCCGCCGACGTCGTGGTCTCCGCCACCGGCCCGCTGTCCGACCCGAAGGTCCCGGACATCCCCGGCCTCGACACGTTCCCCGGCAAGGTCTTCCACTCCGCGCGCTGGAACCACGACCTGCCGCTGGGCGGCAAGCGCGTCGCCGTGGTCGGCACCGGGGCCTCCGCCATCCAGATCGTGCCCTCCGTCCAGCCCGAGGTCTCGCGGCTCACCGTCTTCCAGCGCACCCCGCCGTGGGTGCTGCCGCGGGTGGACCGCGCCATCACAGGACCCGAGCGGTGGCTGCACGCGCGCGTACCCGCGACCACCAAGCTGCGCCGCGGCATCCTGTGGGGCATCCGCGAACTCCAGGTGGGGGCGTTCACCAAACACCCCAACGAGCTGGGATTCGTGGAGGGGCTGGCCAAGCGGAACCTGGGCCGGGTCATCAAGGACCCCGTACTGCGCCGCAAGCTCACCCCCGGCTACCGCATCGGCTGCAAGCGGATCCTGCTGTCCAGCGACTACTATCCGGCGCTCGCCCAGCCCAACGTCGACGTCGTCGCCTCCGGCCTGAAGGAGGTGCGCGGCTCGACCCTCGTGGCCGCCGACGGCACCGAGACCGAGGCCGACGCGATCATCTTCGGCACCGGCTTCCACGTCACCGACATGCCCATCGCCGACCGCATCAAGGGGCGTGACGGCACCACCCTCGCGGAGGCGTGGAGCGGCGGGATGGAGGCGCTGCGCGGCGCCAGCGCGGCCGGTTTCCCGAACCTGTTGACGATCATCGGCCCCAACACCGGCCTCGGCAACAGCTCGATGATCCTCATCATCGAGGCGCAGCTCACCTACATGGCGGACTTCGTACGCCAACTCGGCCGCCTCGGCAAGCCCGGCGGCCGCGTCGCGCTCGACGCGCGCCCGTCCGCCGTGAAGGCGTGGAACGCGCGGGTGCAGGAGCGGATGAAGCGCACGGTATGGAACACCGGCGGCTGCGACAGTTGGTATCTCGACGCCAACGGGCGCAACACGACCGTGTGGCCGGGCACGACGACGGAGTTCCGGAGGGTGACGAGGAGGGTGCATCCGGAGGAGTACGAGGTGCTGCGCGCCGGTGAAGGGGTGCTGCGCACCGACGGTGAAGGGGTGCCCGGTGCCCGGCGGTCCGGCGCGGCGCGGCATGACGAGGAGGCCGTCCGATGA
- a CDS encoding alpha/beta fold hydrolase, which translates to MTRLMHVTTGPYAPPVPRRELTAVSADGTRLYVEEHGPKDAPAVVLAHGWCCSTAFWAPVVRQLAPDYRVVVYDQRGHGRSPAGSDGSYHTATLADDLGAVLDAALAPGEKAVIGGHSMGGMTLMAAAGRPYLRERAAAVLLCSTGSSRLVPESRVVPLRARTLRSAIQRALLVSRLPMGPVTPLSKKVLGPAILGRGATPAQIEASVRIVFATPRRARGAWGRVLASLDLDAEVARMPVPAAVVHGSADRLTPVKLARKIDELLPERAGFTELPGLGHMTPIEAPYAVAEVLRGLVRDHLAGPPEEAQAEVAAEAAGETAPEPAGDSTAGTTADPAATAAAEKEEAGA; encoded by the coding sequence ATGACCAGGCTCATGCACGTCACCACAGGCCCGTACGCCCCGCCCGTACCGCGGCGCGAGCTGACCGCCGTCTCCGCCGACGGCACCCGGCTGTACGTCGAGGAGCACGGCCCGAAGGACGCGCCCGCCGTCGTCCTCGCGCACGGCTGGTGCTGCTCGACCGCCTTCTGGGCGCCGGTCGTCCGGCAGCTCGCGCCCGACTACCGCGTCGTCGTGTACGACCAGCGCGGCCACGGCCGCAGCCCCGCCGGCAGCGACGGCTCGTACCACACCGCCACGCTCGCCGACGACCTCGGCGCCGTGCTGGACGCGGCGCTGGCGCCCGGCGAGAAGGCCGTGATCGGCGGCCACTCGATGGGCGGCATGACGCTGATGGCCGCCGCGGGCCGCCCCTATCTGCGCGAGCGGGCCGCCGCCGTGCTGCTGTGCAGCACGGGCAGCTCGCGGCTGGTGCCCGAGTCGCGGGTGGTGCCGCTGCGGGCCCGTACGCTGCGCTCCGCGATCCAGCGCGCGCTGCTGGTCTCGCGGCTGCCGATGGGGCCGGTGACCCCGCTGTCGAAGAAGGTGCTGGGCCCGGCGATCCTGGGCCGCGGCGCCACCCCGGCGCAGATCGAGGCGAGCGTACGGATCGTCTTCGCCACCCCGCGCAGGGCGCGCGGCGCGTGGGGGCGGGTGCTGGCGTCGCTCGACCTGGACGCGGAGGTGGCGCGGATGCCGGTGCCGGCCGCGGTGGTGCACGGCAGCGCCGACCGGCTCACGCCGGTGAAGCTGGCGCGGAAGATCGACGAGCTGCTGCCGGAGCGCGCGGGCTTCACCGAGCTGCCGGGGCTGGGGCACATGACGCCGATCGAGGCCCCGTACGCGGTCGCGGAGGTGCTGCGCGGGCTCGTACGCGACCACCTGGCGGGACCGCCGGAGGAGGCGCAGGCTGAAGTGGCCGCCGAGGCGGCCGGGGAGACGGCCCCCGAGCCGGCCGGTGACTCGACCGCCGGGACGACAGCCGATCCGGCCGCCACGGCGGCCGCCGAGAAGGAGGAGGCGGGCGCATGA
- a CDS encoding SDR family oxidoreductase — protein MSRRHGLEGRTVVVTGAARGVGALLARRLAARGARLALVGLEPDELKKVAGSLPGEAAHWYADVTDHDAMAGAAAGVEEHFGGVDVVVANAGVATGGPFLDSDARSFDRVIEVNLLGSVATARAFLPALVRARGYHLQIASLAAVTPAPMMAAYCASKSGVEAFAHCLRGEVGHQGVDVGVGYLSWTDTDMVRGADEDEVLRDMRARLPWPSNKTYPLAPAVERLVAGIERRSPHVYGQWWLRGMQSVRGALPSLVTGPLGRREMRKLAPRLAATREARGGLVGAGGAADERTRALRGTPER, from the coding sequence ATGAGCCGCCGGCACGGGCTTGAGGGCAGGACCGTCGTCGTCACCGGCGCCGCCCGCGGCGTCGGCGCGCTGCTGGCACGCCGGCTCGCGGCCCGCGGGGCGCGGCTCGCACTGGTCGGGCTGGAGCCGGACGAGCTGAAGAAGGTCGCCGGCTCGCTCCCCGGCGAAGCCGCCCACTGGTACGCGGACGTCACCGACCACGACGCGATGGCCGGCGCCGCCGCCGGGGTCGAGGAGCACTTCGGCGGCGTCGACGTCGTCGTCGCCAACGCGGGCGTCGCCACCGGCGGCCCGTTCCTCGACTCCGACGCCCGCTCCTTCGACCGCGTCATCGAGGTCAACCTGCTGGGCAGCGTCGCCACCGCCCGCGCCTTCCTGCCCGCGCTGGTCCGCGCCCGCGGCTACCACCTCCAGATCGCCTCGCTCGCCGCCGTGACGCCCGCGCCGATGATGGCGGCGTACTGCGCGTCGAAGTCCGGCGTGGAGGCGTTCGCGCACTGCCTGCGCGGCGAGGTCGGCCACCAGGGCGTGGACGTCGGCGTCGGCTATCTGAGCTGGACCGACACCGACATGGTGCGCGGCGCCGACGAGGACGAGGTGCTGCGCGACATGCGCGCACGGCTGCCGTGGCCGTCGAACAAGACCTATCCGCTGGCGCCCGCCGTCGAGCGTCTGGTCGCGGGCATCGAGCGGCGCTCGCCGCACGTCTACGGGCAGTGGTGGCTGCGCGGCATGCAGTCGGTGCGCGGCGCGCTGCCGTCTCTCGTCACCGGGCCGCTGGGGCGGCGGGAGATGCGCAAGCTCGCGCCCCGGCTCGCGGCGACGCGGGAGGCGCGCGGCGGACTTGTGGGCGCGGGCGGCGCGGCCGACGAGCGGACGCGGGCGCTGCGGGGGACCCCGGAGCGGTAG
- a CDS encoding S41 family peptidase gives MTAGSDSTAAPGPGLPYLRFPHLYGDLLCFAAEDDLWLAPLPAPGAKPERGWRLTVDRTRVGHPRFSPDGRSIAFTSWHSLDAEIHVVSAEGGGARRLTYWGSPDTRVCGWTPPGTGEDGSAQILAVSSQGQPLSYQTWSYLVPTDGAPGHRLPWGPVDDIAVAELSGDRKTLLLTGRPPHEPAAWKRYRGGATGRIYLHGRRLLADLGGHVECVMFVGPPPAARIAFLSDHEGVGNLYSCLPDGTDLRRHSDHAEFYARNAATDGYRVVYQCAGELWLAEDFGPAGQPRRLDVRLGSPRVGRRPYQVAAQNNVQGLTVDTTGRASAVAVRGALYWLTHRDGPARTITETPGVRIRLPEMLGDTNRVAYVTDAAGEDAIEIADLPRTGAVGEPLRLAAGKLGRVLALVPSPDGRHIAIASHDGRLLLVRVPERVRADERMSAEVAEEFAEAVRAAEELSPAEAAGDCQLTELIRSVNGPVRDLSFSPDSKWVAWAHPGIGRSLRQIKIARVADRTIVDVTDGRFEDEEPVFTRDGRYLAFLSWRGFDPVYDVHTGDLSFPLGSRPYLVPLHPATPSPFALSAEGRPAAGGMDPVGPAAAEAGGNTAVLVEPEGLESRVTPIPVPASKYSSLVPVAGGGLVWLRWPISGALGETFANPADTSGRPTLEHFDISTARLTELTSLVTEIAVSGDGSRLVANDGGSLRAIPATGLADADTTVYIDMRRVLHTADPVAEWHQAYDEAGRIIRAYFWEPHMCGVDWDAVLAQYRPLLDRVASPDEFADLLREVLGELGTSHAYVTPARRNEGPPHYQRPIGFLGVNFFRTRDGRGWALARILPGDSSDTRARSPLAGTGIPDGSVLTHVDGRAVDPVTGPYPLLEGAGGTSVELTFAIEGGGGRLRRVAVVPLVDDRPLRYQDWVAARRAVVHELSGGRCGYLHIPDMIGSGWAQFNRDVRMEMNREALIVDVRGNAGGHISELVLEKLTRTIMGWDLTRNTQPVSYTSTAPRGPMVALADEATSSDGDMITAAFKLLGLGPVVGLRTWGGVVGMTGRHRLGEGTVITVPMNAAWFDEYGWGVENAGVPPDVVAERTPLDWAEGRTSELNVAVATALDLLREHPAAAPPDYTDVPDRSRPPLPPRTRRP, from the coding sequence GTGACAGCCGGTTCCGACAGCACCGCCGCGCCCGGCCCCGGCCTGCCCTACCTGCGCTTTCCCCACCTGTACGGCGACCTCCTCTGCTTCGCCGCCGAGGACGACCTGTGGCTCGCCCCGCTGCCCGCCCCCGGCGCCAAGCCCGAGCGGGGCTGGCGGCTGACCGTCGACCGCACCCGCGTCGGGCACCCGCGGTTCTCGCCGGACGGGCGGTCCATCGCGTTCACCAGTTGGCACAGCCTCGACGCCGAGATCCACGTCGTGTCCGCGGAGGGCGGCGGGGCACGGCGGCTGACGTACTGGGGCAGCCCGGACACCCGGGTGTGCGGCTGGACGCCGCCGGGCACCGGCGAGGACGGCTCGGCGCAGATCCTCGCGGTGTCCTCGCAGGGCCAGCCGCTGTCGTACCAGACCTGGTCCTATCTGGTGCCGACCGACGGCGCCCCCGGGCACCGGCTGCCCTGGGGCCCCGTCGACGACATCGCCGTCGCGGAGCTGTCAGGAGACCGCAAGACGCTGCTGCTCACCGGCCGCCCGCCGCACGAGCCCGCCGCCTGGAAGCGCTACCGCGGCGGCGCCACCGGCCGGATCTACCTGCACGGCCGGCGGCTGCTCGCGGACCTCGGCGGGCACGTGGAGTGCGTGATGTTCGTCGGCCCGCCGCCCGCCGCGCGGATCGCCTTCCTCTCCGACCACGAGGGCGTCGGCAACCTCTACTCCTGCCTCCCCGACGGTACCGACCTGCGCCGGCACAGCGATCACGCCGAGTTCTACGCCAGGAACGCCGCCACGGACGGCTACCGGGTGGTCTACCAGTGCGCCGGCGAGCTGTGGCTGGCCGAGGACTTCGGCCCCGCCGGCCAGCCGCGCCGCCTCGACGTGCGGCTCGGCAGCCCGCGGGTCGGCCGGCGGCCGTACCAGGTGGCCGCCCAGAACAACGTCCAGGGGCTGACCGTCGACACCACAGGACGGGCCAGCGCCGTCGCGGTGCGCGGCGCGCTGTACTGGCTGACCCACCGCGACGGCCCGGCGCGCACGATCACCGAGACCCCCGGCGTACGCATCAGGCTGCCGGAGATGCTGGGCGACACCAACCGCGTCGCGTACGTCACGGACGCCGCAGGCGAGGACGCCATCGAGATCGCCGACCTGCCGCGCACCGGCGCCGTCGGCGAGCCGCTGCGGCTGGCGGCCGGAAAGCTGGGCCGCGTGCTGGCGCTGGTGCCGTCGCCGGACGGCCGGCACATCGCGATCGCCTCGCACGACGGCCGGCTGCTGCTGGTCCGGGTGCCGGAGCGGGTGCGCGCGGACGAGCGGATGTCGGCGGAGGTGGCGGAGGAGTTCGCGGAGGCGGTACGGGCCGCGGAGGAGCTGTCGCCGGCGGAGGCGGCCGGCGACTGCCAGCTCACCGAGCTGATCCGGTCGGTCAACGGGCCCGTACGCGACCTGTCGTTCTCGCCGGACTCGAAGTGGGTCGCCTGGGCGCACCCGGGCATCGGCCGCTCGCTGCGGCAGATCAAGATCGCCCGGGTCGCGGACCGGACGATCGTGGACGTCACGGACGGCAGGTTCGAGGACGAGGAGCCGGTGTTCACCCGCGACGGGCGCTATCTGGCGTTCCTGTCCTGGCGCGGCTTCGACCCGGTGTACGACGTGCACACCGGCGACCTGTCGTTCCCGCTGGGCTCCCGCCCGTACCTCGTACCGCTGCATCCGGCGACGCCCTCGCCGTTCGCGCTGTCCGCCGAGGGCCGGCCCGCGGCCGGCGGGATGGACCCGGTCGGGCCGGCGGCGGCGGAGGCGGGCGGGAACACCGCGGTGCTGGTGGAACCGGAGGGGCTGGAGAGCCGGGTGACGCCGATTCCGGTGCCGGCGTCGAAGTACTCCTCCCTGGTGCCGGTCGCGGGCGGCGGGCTGGTCTGGCTGCGCTGGCCGATCTCCGGGGCGCTCGGCGAGACGTTCGCCAACCCCGCGGACACCTCGGGCCGGCCGACGCTGGAGCACTTCGACATCTCCACCGCCCGGCTCACCGAGCTGACGTCGCTGGTGACGGAGATCGCCGTGAGCGGCGACGGCAGCCGGCTGGTCGCCAACGACGGCGGCTCGCTGCGCGCGATCCCGGCGACCGGCCTGGCGGACGCGGACACCACCGTCTACATCGACATGCGGCGCGTGCTGCACACCGCGGACCCGGTGGCCGAGTGGCACCAGGCGTACGACGAGGCCGGCCGGATCATCCGCGCGTACTTCTGGGAGCCGCACATGTGCGGCGTCGACTGGGACGCGGTGCTGGCGCAGTACCGGCCGCTGCTGGACCGGGTGGCCTCCCCCGACGAGTTCGCCGACCTGCTGCGCGAGGTGCTGGGCGAGCTGGGCACGTCGCACGCGTACGTCACGCCCGCCCGCCGCAACGAGGGTCCGCCGCACTACCAGCGGCCCATCGGCTTCCTCGGCGTGAACTTCTTCCGCACCCGCGACGGCCGCGGCTGGGCGCTGGCCCGCATCCTGCCCGGCGACTCCTCCGACACCCGCGCCCGCTCCCCGCTGGCCGGCACCGGCATCCCGGACGGCTCGGTGCTCACGCACGTCGACGGCCGCGCGGTCGACCCGGTCACGGGCCCGTACCCGCTGCTGGAGGGGGCGGGGGGCACGTCGGTGGAGCTGACGTTCGCGATCGAGGGCGGCGGCGGGAGGCTGCGCCGGGTGGCGGTGGTGCCGCTGGTCGACGACCGGCCGCTGCGCTACCAGGACTGGGTGGCGGCGCGCCGCGCGGTGGTGCACGAGCTGAGCGGCGGGCGCTGCGGCTACCTGCACATCCCGGACATGATCGGCAGCGGCTGGGCGCAGTTCAACAGGGACGTGCGGATGGAGATGAACCGCGAGGCGCTGATCGTGGACGTACGGGGCAACGCGGGCGGGCACATCAGCGAGCTGGTGCTGGAGAAGCTGACCCGCACGATCATGGGCTGGGACCTGACACGCAACACGCAGCCCGTCTCGTACACCTCGACCGCGCCCCGCGGGCCCATGGTGGCGCTGGCCGACGAGGCCACGTCGTCGGACGGCGACATGATCACGGCGGCGTTCAAGCTGCTCGGCCTCGGCCCGGTGGTGGGGCTGCGGACGTGGGGCGGGGTGGTCGGGATGACGGGCCGGCACCGGCTGGGCGAGGGCACGGTGATCACGGTGCCGATGAACGCGGCCTGGTTCGACGAGTACGGCTGGGGCGTGGAGAACGCCGGCGTCCCGCCCGACGTGGTCGCGGAACGCACGCCGCTGGACTGGGCGGAGGGCCGGACCTCCGAGCTGAACGTCGCCGTGGCCACCGCGCTCGACCTGCTGCGCGAGCACCCGGCGGCCGCGCCCCCCGACTACACCGACGTGCCGGACCGCAGCCGGCCGCCGCTGCCGCCGCGCACGCGGCGGCCGTAG
- a CDS encoding MOSC domain-containing protein produces MPELPPAIPAPPPFPEPSDPTVAMLRRFPVKSMLGERLPELVIDERGTVGDRLWAVTYGDGKLGSGKNSRRFRRTEGLLHFSASYAAAHDAGAARPHVVTPDGSDLRGDAHLAELLGADVRLAREDAVSHYDDCGVTLIGTASLHALGLILGDTEPADARRFRKNILLDTEEPWIEEDWVGREIAVGDEVRLRVIKRMKRCVMTTMAQRDLPEDRRVLKTLTADRGMCIGVGADVLTPGTVRLGDEVRPV; encoded by the coding sequence ATGCCCGAACTCCCGCCCGCCATACCGGCTCCGCCGCCCTTCCCGGAACCGTCCGACCCCACCGTCGCCATGCTCCGGCGCTTCCCGGTCAAGTCGATGCTCGGCGAACGGCTGCCGGAGCTCGTCATCGACGAGCGCGGCACGGTCGGCGACCGCCTCTGGGCCGTCACCTACGGCGACGGCAAGCTCGGCAGCGGCAAGAACTCCCGCCGCTTCCGCCGCACCGAGGGCCTGCTCCATTTCTCCGCCTCCTACGCCGCCGCCCACGACGCCGGCGCCGCCCGCCCGCACGTCGTCACCCCCGACGGTTCCGACCTGCGCGGCGACGCCCACCTCGCAGAACTGCTCGGCGCGGACGTCCGGCTGGCCCGCGAGGACGCCGTCTCGCACTACGACGACTGCGGCGTGACGCTCATCGGCACCGCCTCCCTGCACGCGCTCGGCCTGATCCTCGGCGACACCGAACCCGCGGACGCCCGCCGCTTCCGCAAGAACATCCTTCTGGACACCGAGGAGCCCTGGATCGAAGAGGACTGGGTGGGCCGGGAGATCGCCGTGGGCGACGAGGTGCGGCTGCGGGTCATCAAGCGCATGAAGCGCTGCGTGATGACCACGATGGCGCAGCGCGACCTGCCGGAGGACCGCCGGGTGCTCAAGACGCTGACCGCGGACCGCGGGATGTGCATCGGCGTGGGCGCCGACGTCCTGACTCCCGGCACCGTACGCCTCGGCGACGAGGTACGCCCGGTCTGA
- a CDS encoding EamA family transporter, producing MTPLIAAAVLAAAVMHASWNAIAHGVKDQLVVFALIGVGDVLIAGTAVFFVPFPDAGAWPWLLASVAIHLVYMTLLMQSFRLGDFGQVYPIARGTAPLVVAAVAHLFLNERLGLWQTAGVAVACAGLSGIALWGLRGKDTRPHWPALAAAFATGLSIAAYTIVDGVGVRASGSAMGYTAWLVLLMGPWIPLAALVLRGPGMVRELAPVAVRGLLGGAISITAYGLVLWAQTRAPLAPIAALRESSIVVGAAIGAVFLKERFGGPRIVAACLMVAGIALVLLPA from the coding sequence GTGACCCCCCTCATAGCCGCGGCGGTCCTCGCGGCCGCCGTGATGCACGCCTCGTGGAACGCCATCGCCCACGGCGTCAAGGACCAGTTGGTCGTCTTCGCGCTGATCGGCGTGGGCGACGTGCTGATCGCGGGCACCGCGGTGTTCTTCGTGCCGTTCCCGGACGCCGGCGCCTGGCCGTGGCTGCTGGCGTCGGTCGCGATCCACCTCGTGTACATGACGCTGCTCATGCAGTCGTTCCGGCTGGGCGACTTCGGGCAGGTCTATCCGATAGCGCGCGGCACGGCCCCGCTGGTGGTCGCGGCGGTGGCGCATCTCTTCCTGAACGAGCGGCTGGGCCTGTGGCAGACGGCGGGCGTCGCGGTGGCGTGCGCGGGCCTGAGCGGCATCGCCCTGTGGGGGCTGCGCGGCAAGGACACCCGCCCGCACTGGCCGGCCCTGGCGGCGGCGTTCGCGACGGGCCTGTCGATCGCGGCGTACACGATCGTCGACGGCGTCGGCGTGCGCGCCTCCGGCAGCGCGATGGGCTACACGGCGTGGCTGGTCCTGCTGATGGGCCCGTGGATCCCGCTGGCGGCGCTGGTGCTGCGCGGCCCGGGGATGGTGCGGGAGCTGGCGCCGGTGGCGGTGCGCGGGCTGCTGGGCGGGGCGATCTCCATCACGGCGTACGGGCTGGTGCTCTGGGCGCAGACGCGCGCCCCGCTGGCGCCGATAGCGGCGCTGCGGGAGTCGAGCATCGTGGTGGGGGCGGCGATCGGGGCGGTGTTCCTCAAGGAGCGGTTCGGCGGGCCGCGGATAGTGGCGGCGTGCCTGATGGTGGCGGGGATCGCGCTTGTGCTGCTCCCGGCGTAG
- a CDS encoding YbaK/EbsC family protein, which yields MTTADAAHPLFAAALAELGLSVPVRRFPDATRTAAQAAEAIGCELSQIVKSLIFAADGVPVLVLMDGASRVDTERVRAELGAAGVRRADAAVVREATGYAIGGVPPFGHVTRMTVLADRGLLDHGEVWAAAGDPHTVFPLAPKDLVAHAGARVADVSEVREPGV from the coding sequence ATGACGACAGCCGACGCCGCACACCCGCTCTTCGCCGCCGCCCTCGCCGAACTCGGCCTCAGCGTCCCGGTACGCCGCTTCCCCGACGCCACCCGCACGGCGGCGCAGGCGGCGGAGGCCATCGGCTGCGAGCTGAGCCAGATCGTCAAGTCCCTGATCTTCGCGGCGGACGGCGTACCGGTGCTGGTCCTGATGGACGGCGCCTCGCGGGTGGACACCGAGCGCGTACGGGCCGAGTTGGGCGCCGCGGGCGTGCGCCGGGCGGATGCGGCGGTGGTGCGCGAGGCCACCGGGTACGCCATCGGCGGCGTGCCGCCCTTCGGGCACGTGACGCGCATGACGGTGCTGGCCGACCGCGGGCTCCTCGACCACGGCGAGGTCTGGGCCGCCGCGGGCGACCCGCACACCGTGTTCCCCCTCGCTCCCAAGGACCTCGTCGCGCACGCGGGCGCGCGGGTCGCGGACGTGTCCGAGGTGCGCGAGCCGGGGGTGTGA